Proteins from a single region of Deltaproteobacteria bacterium:
- a CDS encoding ABC transporter substrate-binding protein: MGKRLGMFLTVVLIISLGVAGLTGFASAKEVAYLSLADYTGPIAGLNVPADMGLEDFIKEVNAKGGVDGVTIKFIGIDTRYDVARAVSAYKRYRRTPRLLMVNSISTGIGKAVARLIERDKRAQLVPGDGEFQAHIGRTFLWGPAYQDAFAATLDWILDDWKKKGKSGPPVVGYISWDNPFGREHLRGGKEYAEQIGIKLLPPEFFPPGTLKHDVYLTRLANAGANYIHTGGVDPTPTNVIRDGFGLGLTKTIQFTTDYWGPTALGIGVHAEALEGTVITSFFQRGEDARNNAFVTDQWKKYRGSMDKFNEVYGMGMSWGMTYVAGLEKALKAAGYDKLEADDMYKAYQKLTGMEKNGIQGPCAYSPKSRLGSKVVKIYQVKAGKIVPITDWREAPNAVGLHSFK; encoded by the coding sequence ATGGGAAAACGATTGGGAATGTTTCTCACAGTGGTCCTGATTATCAGCCTGGGTGTAGCCGGCCTGACAGGGTTTGCGTCTGCAAAGGAGGTCGCCTACCTGAGCCTGGCCGATTACACAGGTCCGATTGCCGGACTGAATGTCCCGGCTGATATGGGACTCGAGGATTTTATCAAAGAGGTCAACGCCAAGGGCGGGGTTGACGGGGTGACCATCAAGTTCATCGGCATCGACACCCGATACGATGTGGCACGGGCCGTGTCTGCCTATAAACGGTACCGGAGGACCCCCCGGCTCCTCATGGTCAACTCCATCAGCACCGGCATCGGCAAGGCCGTGGCCCGACTTATCGAACGGGACAAGAGGGCCCAGTTAGTCCCGGGAGACGGGGAGTTTCAGGCCCATATCGGCCGGACATTCCTCTGGGGACCCGCCTATCAGGACGCCTTTGCCGCCACCCTGGACTGGATACTGGACGACTGGAAGAAAAAGGGGAAGTCAGGCCCCCCTGTGGTAGGATACATCAGCTGGGACAACCCCTTTGGACGGGAGCACCTCAGAGGCGGCAAAGAATATGCGGAACAAATCGGCATCAAGTTGCTTCCGCCCGAGTTCTTCCCCCCCGGCACCCTCAAACATGATGTCTATCTGACCCGGCTGGCCAATGCGGGCGCCAACTACATCCACACCGGAGGGGTCGATCCCACGCCCACCAATGTCATCCGGGACGGGTTCGGCCTGGGCCTGACAAAGACCATCCAGTTTACCACCGATTACTGGGGACCGACCGCACTGGGCATAGGGGTTCATGCCGAGGCCCTGGAAGGGACGGTGATCACCTCATTCTTCCAGCGGGGGGAGGACGCCAGGAACAATGCTTTTGTCACGGATCAATGGAAAAAATACAGGGGCTCAATGGACAAGTTCAATGAAGTGTATGGGATGGGGATGTCCTGGGGCATGACCTATGTGGCGGGCCTGGAAAAGGCCCTGAAGGCGGCAGGATACGACAAACTCGAGGCCGACGACATGTACAAGGCCTACCAAAAACTGACCGGAATGGAAAAGAATGGCATCCAGGGGCCCTGCGCCTACAGTCCCAAATCCCGGTTAGGGAGCAAAGTGGTCAAGATCTACCAGGTCAAGGCCGGCAAGATCGTGCCGATTACGGATTGGCGGGAAGCTCCCAATGCCGTCGGCCTTCACAGTTTCAAATAA